The sequence ATAATGGAGATACGGGATGCGTTTTTGATAATACCTTGAAGAGTATTTTCTTCGATTTTAAATTGAAGTTGGGAGGCAAAACGTATGGCGCGCATCATGCGAAGCGGATCATCCGAAAACGTCTCTTCGGGATCGAGCGGCGTTCTTAAAATCGTATCATGAAGATCTTTTTTCCCGTTAAACAGATCGATCATCACGCCGTAATTTTCTTTATTGATCCGCATAGCCATCGCGTTAATAGTAAAATCACGGCGGGACAAGTCGCTGTGAAGATCGGCTGGTTCCACCGACGGGTTGCGGGATTCGGCATGGTAGCTTTCGCGACGGGCGCCGACAAACTCGATCTTATGATAATCGTGCGATTCCCCCATTGGCAGCATAGCCGTGCCGAAATTATGATAAACTACGAGAGTCTTGATATGAAAATGTTCGGCGACTTTTTCCGCAAAAGAAATGCCGTCTCCGATCACCATCACATCAAAATCTTTGACCGGTCTTTTCAGCAGCATGTCGCGAACGTAGCCTCCCACGACAAATGCCTCAAGGCCTTCGCCGTCCGCTATACGTCCTATTTCTTTTATGAGCGTTTCCACACGGTCCCGCTTTAAGTTAAACTCATGCCGCTTTGCGTGTCGAAAAAATGCATCCTGTCAGGCCTCAATTTCAATAAATAAGATTTTCCGATTTCATGTTTCGAAATATCGGCTGCGCTGCGGCAAATAACCCGTTGATTACCGATTTTGAAGTAATAAAAATTTTCGTTTCCGAGATGTTCAGTAAATTCTAGCTTCGCCGAAAAACTCGTGTCTCCGGGGTTGGAATCCTGAATATCAATATGTTCCGGCCGAATGCCTAAAGTTACGAAACCTCCTGGATCTTTTTGTATTAGTTTACTTATCTTAATTTGTTGTCTATTAAACATAAAGTGTGCCGGGGAGTCATTTTCAATAGTTCCATTTAACAAATTCATCGGCGGCGTGCCTATAAATTCCGCAACAAACTTATTCACCGGCTGCTGATACATGGACACGGCATCCCCGGTCTGCTGTATTTTCCCGCCGTTCATCACGACCATCGAATCGGCCATGGTCATCGCTTCCAACTGGTCGTGCGTTACATAAATCATCGTCCACCCCAACTCTTTTTGCATGCGCATTAATTCCATTCGCATTTCTACGCGCAATTTCGCATCCAGATTACTCAGCGGTTCATCAAATAACAGCACTTTTGGTTTGCGAACAATCGCTCTTCCGACAGCAACCCTTTGGCGCTGTCCGCCGGACAGTTCCCGCGGTTTATTTTTTAAATGGCCCGACAACTGCAATAATTCCGAAGCATAGTTGACCCGTTTTACTATTTCGTCTTTTGGTACACGGTTAATTTTTAATCCGAATGCCATATTATCAAAAACGTTCATATGCGGGTAAAGCGCATAATTCTGAAAAACCATGGCAATGTCACGGTCTCGGGCCGGCAGAGAATTAATGACACGTCCGTCTATTCGTATATCCCCTTTGGTAATTTCTTCAAGCCCGGCAATCATTCGTAAAACG comes from bacterium and encodes:
- a CDS encoding CCA tRNA nucleotidyltransferase; the protein is MLLKRPVKDFDVMVIGDGISFAEKVAEHFHIKTLVVYHNFGTAMLPMGESHDYHKIEFVGARRESYHAESRNPSVEPADLHSDLSRRDFTINAMAMRINKENYGVMIDLFNGKKDLHDTILRTPLDPEETFSDDPLRMMRAIRFASQLQFKIEENTLQGIIKNASRISI
- the ugpC gene encoding sn-glycerol-3-phosphate ABC transporter ATP-binding protein UgpC; this translates as MASVDLQSVSKIYTSKDKNTLAVDQVSFEVKDKSITVLVGPSGCGKTTVLRMIAGLEEITKGDIRIDGRVINSLPARDRDIAMVFQNYALYPHMNVFDNMAFGLKINRVPKDEIVKRVNYASELLQLSGHLKNKPRELSGGQRQRVAVGRAIVRKPKVLLFDEPLSNLDAKLRVEMRMELMRMQKELGWTMIYVTHDQLEAMTMADSMVVMNGGKIQQTGDAVSMYQQPVNKFVAEFIGTPPMNLLNGTIENDSPAHFMFNRQQIKISKLIQKDPGGFVTLGIRPEHIDIQDSNPGDTSFSAKLEFTEHLGNENFYYFKIGNQRVICRSAADISKHEIGKSYLLKLRPDRMHFFDTQSGMSLT